In the Nomascus leucogenys isolate Asia chromosome 5, Asia_NLE_v1, whole genome shotgun sequence genome, one interval contains:
- the DIO1 gene encoding type I iodothyronine deiodinase isoform X4, which translates to MGLPQAGLWLKRLWVLLEVAVHVVVGKVLLILFPDRVKRNILAMGEKTGMTRNPHFSHDNWIPTFFSTQYFWFVLKVRWQRLEDTTELGGLAPNCPVVRLSGQTCNIWEFMQG; encoded by the coding sequence ATGGGGCTGCCCCAGGCAGGGCTGTGGCTGAAGAGGCTCTGGGTGCTCTTGGAGGTGGCTGTGCATGTGGTCGTGGGTAAAGTGCTTCTGATATTGTTTCCAGACAGAGTCAAGCGGAACATCCTGGCCATGGGCGAGAAGACGGGTATGACCAGGAACCCCCATTTCAGCCACGACAACTGGATCCCGACCTTTTTCAGCACCCAGTATTTCTGGTTCGTCTTGAAGGTCCGTTGGCAGCGACTAGAGGACACAACTGAGCTAGGGGGTCTGGCCCCAAACTGCCCGGTGGTCCGCCTCTCAGGACAGACGTGCAACATTTGGGAGTTTATGCAAG